In a single window of the Micromonospora inositola genome:
- a CDS encoding ABC transporter ATP-binding protein: MTERTGPLVELRDVKVHFPIKSGVLFDRTVGYVYAVDGVSLSINAGETYGLVGESGCGKSTLGRGLLRLVEPTDGEIVFDGTEIRSLKGESLRRARRRMQMIFQDPLSSLDPRQSVESLLVEGLKAHGLADDKAATAKRLRETLEAVGLPASALSKYPHEFSGGQRQRIGIARALVLNPELIVADEPVSALDVSIQAQVLNLLEDLQNERGLTYLIIAHDLAVVRHIADTVGVMYLGGLVEEASSDDLYREPMHPYTKALMSAVPVPDPLVEDRRERILLAGDLPSPANPPAGCRFHTRCPWAQPTRCADERPALREVLGGHRVACHYAEDIAAGGIRPHEVEPELVRPDDGAAPGDTGELIPTP; this comes from the coding sequence GTGACCGAGCGGACCGGACCACTGGTCGAACTGCGCGACGTCAAGGTCCACTTCCCGATCAAGAGCGGGGTGCTCTTCGACCGCACCGTCGGGTACGTCTACGCGGTCGACGGCGTCTCGTTGTCGATCAACGCGGGTGAGACGTACGGGCTGGTGGGCGAGTCGGGCTGTGGCAAGTCCACCCTCGGTCGGGGCCTGCTGCGGCTGGTCGAGCCGACCGACGGCGAGATCGTCTTCGACGGCACCGAGATCCGCTCGCTCAAGGGCGAGTCGCTGCGCCGGGCCCGACGCCGGATGCAGATGATCTTCCAGGACCCGCTGTCCAGCCTGGACCCCCGGCAGTCGGTGGAGTCCCTGCTGGTGGAGGGGCTCAAGGCGCACGGCCTGGCCGACGACAAGGCCGCGACCGCCAAGCGACTGCGCGAGACCCTGGAGGCGGTCGGCCTGCCGGCCTCGGCGCTCAGCAAGTATCCGCACGAGTTCTCCGGCGGCCAGCGGCAGCGGATCGGCATAGCCCGGGCGCTGGTGCTCAACCCCGAGCTGATCGTCGCCGACGAGCCGGTCTCCGCGCTGGACGTGTCGATCCAGGCGCAGGTGCTCAACCTGCTGGAGGACCTGCAGAACGAGCGCGGCCTGACGTACCTGATCATCGCCCACGACCTGGCGGTGGTCCGGCACATCGCCGACACGGTCGGGGTGATGTACCTGGGCGGCCTGGTGGAGGAGGCGTCCAGCGACGACCTCTACCGGGAGCCGATGCACCCGTACACGAAGGCGCTGATGTCGGCGGTGCCGGTGCCGGACCCGCTGGTGGAGGACCGTCGCGAGCGGATCCTGCTCGCCGGTGACCTGCCCTCGCCGGCGAACCCGCCGGCCGGGTGCCGGTTCCACACCCGCTGCCCGTGGGCCCAGCCGACCCGCTGCGCTGACGAGCGGCCGGCGCTGCGCGAGGTGCTCGGCGGGCACCGGGTGGCCTGCCACTACGCCGAGGACATCGCGGCCGGGGGGATCCGGCCGCACGAGGTGGAGCCGGAGCTGGTCCGGCCGGACGACGGCGCGGCGCCGGGCGACACCGGTGAGCTGATCCCGACCCCGTGA
- a CDS encoding HNH endonuclease family protein, translating to MRTRSGARVAVAAALAAAIALGASGCVPVGEPETPPSSAGNVTQQLGELTVASAGSMKGYSRARFPHWRDTGKNCDVRDSVLQRDGESIKLSGCNVVGGRWESVYDGRVFTDPADVDIDHMVPLANAWRSGADEWDDSKRGDFANDLTRPQLIAVSLTSNRAKGDQDPSQWKPANRSYWCQYAADWVTVKHYWRLTVTSAEKAALTDMLEGCTWASKP from the coding sequence GTGCGTACCAGATCAGGAGCTCGCGTCGCGGTGGCGGCCGCGCTCGCCGCGGCGATCGCCCTCGGCGCTTCCGGCTGCGTGCCGGTCGGCGAGCCGGAGACCCCGCCGAGCAGCGCCGGCAACGTCACCCAGCAGCTCGGTGAGCTGACCGTCGCGAGTGCCGGGTCGATGAAGGGCTACAGCCGCGCCCGGTTCCCGCACTGGCGGGACACCGGGAAGAACTGCGACGTCCGGGACAGCGTCCTCCAGCGCGACGGGGAGAGCATCAAGCTCTCCGGTTGCAACGTGGTGGGCGGGCGCTGGGAGAGCGTCTACGACGGGCGGGTCTTCACCGACCCGGCCGACGTGGACATCGACCACATGGTGCCGCTGGCCAACGCGTGGCGCTCGGGCGCCGACGAGTGGGACGACTCGAAGCGCGGCGACTTCGCCAACGACCTGACCCGGCCACAGCTCATCGCGGTTTCCCTGACCTCCAACCGGGCAAAGGGTGATCAGGACCCCTCCCAGTGGAAGCCGGCGAACCGGTCGTACTGGTGCCAGTACGCCGCGGACTGGGTAACGGTCAAGCACTATTGGCGGCTGACGGTGACAAGTGCCGAGAAGGCCGCCCTCACCGACATGTTGGAGGGCTGCACATGGGCGAGCAAGCCGTGA
- a CDS encoding MFS transporter: MTASAPALRTGTAAGRGTLLAAVLASGMVFLDTTVVNVALPRLGAELGATVAGLQWTVNGYLLMLAAFVLLGGALGDRFGRRRVFLLGVVWFAVASVLCGLAQGTSWLIAARFLQGAGGALLTPGSLSVLQASFHPDDRGKAIGTWAGLSGVSTALGPLLGGWLIDAFSWRWIFFINVPLAVAVVLAAMRWVPESRDENVSRTAAGHRRFDVAGALLGALGLGGVTYALIDAPAHGVASLPVLVSVLVGVVAAVVFVLVERRRGDTAMLPTGLFTSRLFSVLNVFTVVVYAALGGFTFFLAVYLQNAVGWSALLTGLATVPMTVLLAVGSSRAGALAARIGPRLPLTVGPVVAAVGLLLLRRVGPGASYWTDVLPGVVLFGAGLTLVVAPLTASVLAAVADRFAGVASGFNNAASRAGSLLAVAALPLLVGLSGTGYEQKSALTHAFRGALLWCAGLLLAGAAMAALLIHRPPREAPGAQPCPSLPASTPPDDRRRRGA, encoded by the coding sequence ATGACCGCATCCGCACCCGCGCTCCGGACGGGCACCGCCGCCGGGCGGGGCACGCTGCTCGCCGCCGTCCTCGCTTCCGGCATGGTGTTCCTGGACACCACGGTGGTGAACGTGGCGCTGCCCCGACTCGGGGCCGAGCTCGGTGCGACGGTGGCCGGTCTGCAGTGGACGGTGAACGGGTACCTGCTCATGCTGGCCGCGTTCGTGCTGCTCGGCGGGGCGCTCGGCGACCGGTTCGGCCGTCGCCGCGTCTTCCTGCTCGGGGTGGTGTGGTTCGCCGTCGCCTCGGTGCTCTGCGGACTGGCCCAGGGGACCAGTTGGCTGATCGCGGCCCGGTTCCTCCAGGGCGCCGGCGGGGCGCTGCTCACCCCGGGGTCGCTCTCGGTGCTCCAGGCCAGCTTCCACCCGGACGACCGGGGCAAGGCGATCGGCACCTGGGCCGGGCTCTCCGGCGTCTCCACCGCCCTCGGTCCGCTCCTCGGCGGCTGGCTGATCGACGCGTTCTCCTGGCGGTGGATCTTCTTCATCAACGTGCCGCTGGCGGTGGCGGTGGTGCTCGCCGCGATGCGCTGGGTGCCGGAGAGCCGGGACGAGAACGTCTCACGTACCGCCGCGGGGCATCGCCGGTTCGACGTGGCGGGCGCGCTGCTCGGCGCGCTCGGCCTCGGCGGCGTCACGTACGCCCTGATCGACGCCCCGGCCCACGGTGTCGCCTCCCTGCCGGTGCTGGTCTCGGTGTTGGTGGGCGTGGTCGCCGCGGTGGTCTTCGTGCTGGTGGAGCGGCGGCGCGGGGACACCGCGATGCTCCCCACCGGCCTCTTCACCAGCCGGCTCTTCTCGGTGCTCAACGTCTTCACCGTGGTGGTGTACGCGGCGCTCGGCGGCTTCACCTTCTTCCTCGCCGTCTACCTGCAGAACGCGGTCGGCTGGTCGGCGCTGCTCACCGGGCTGGCCACCGTGCCGATGACGGTGCTGCTGGCGGTCGGCTCGTCCCGGGCGGGCGCGCTCGCCGCGCGGATCGGCCCGCGGCTGCCGCTGACCGTCGGTCCGGTGGTCGCCGCCGTCGGCCTGCTGCTGCTCCGCCGGGTCGGCCCCGGCGCGTCGTACTGGACGGACGTGCTGCCCGGGGTGGTGCTGTTCGGGGCGGGACTGACCCTGGTCGTGGCGCCGCTGACCGCCTCGGTGCTGGCCGCCGTGGCCGATCGGTTCGCGGGGGTGGCGAGCGGGTTCAACAACGCGGCGTCCCGGGCCGGCAGCCTGCTGGCGGTGGCCGCGCTGCCGCTGCTGGTCGGCCTCTCCGGCACCGGCTACGAGCAGAAGTCGGCGCTGACCCACGCCTTCCGTGGGGCGCTGCTCTGGTGTGCCGGGTTGCTGCTGGCCGGCGCGGCGATGGCCGCGCTGCTGATCCACCGGCCGCCCCGGGAGGCGCCCGGCGCCCAGCCGTGCCCGTCGCTGCCCGCCTCGACCCCACCCGACGACCGCCGCCGTCGCGGGGCCTGA
- a CDS encoding YbaB/EbfC family nucleoid-associated protein translates to MSGFEAQIQQATRQVRQRLDAFEQQRTVLAETVGEGTSEDGLITARVGAGGAVQDLEINPRAMRLDSHTLRDAILAAIRAATANWTEAVQEATARPPVDPEQLLRDFGVSPELKATMAQFSQRAADIEQNLAALRRNLAG, encoded by the coding sequence ATGAGCGGTTTCGAGGCCCAGATCCAGCAGGCCACGCGGCAGGTGCGGCAGCGGCTGGACGCGTTCGAGCAGCAGCGCACCGTGCTCGCCGAGACGGTGGGTGAGGGGACCAGCGAGGACGGTCTGATCACCGCCCGGGTCGGCGCGGGCGGCGCCGTGCAGGACCTGGAGATCAACCCGCGCGCGATGCGGCTGGACAGCCACACCCTGCGGGACGCCATCCTCGCCGCCATCCGCGCCGCGACCGCGAACTGGACGGAGGCGGTCCAGGAGGCGACGGCGCGTCCGCCGGTCGACCCGGAGCAGCTGCTGCGGGACTTCGGCGTCAGCCCGGAGCTGAAGGCGACGATGGCGCAGTTCTCCCAGCGGGCCGCCGACATCGAGCAGAACCTCGCCGCCCTCCGCCGGAACCTGGCCGGATGA
- the leuA gene encoding 2-isopropylmalate synthase produces MAQPATDAETDPIARQRPSRMPFQRYLPYHQQFRLELPDRTWPTRRVEAAPRWCAVDLRDGNQALIDPMSPERKRRMFQLLVQMGYKEIEVGFPSASQTDFDFVRQLIEQDLIPEDVTIQVLTQCREHLIERTFESLRGARRAIVHFYNSTSTLQRRVVFGLDRDGITDIATQGARLCQKYAEIHTPDTDIHYEYSPESYTGTELEYALEVCAKVIEVVDPTPDRKLIVNLPATVEMAMPNVYADSIEWMHRRLPRRDSLVLSLHPHNDRGTGVAAAELGLLAGADRIEGCLFGNGERTGNVDLVTLGLNLFSQGIDPMIDFSNIDEVRRAVEYCNQLPVHERHPYAGDLVYTAFSGSHQDAIKKGLEALAKDAERAGVPVDEFTWAVPYLPIDPKDLGRTYEAVIRVNSQSGKGGVAYVMKSEHQLDLPRRLQIEFSGVVQQVTDHDGGEVDPGTMWEIFARNYLVDHQVDPAVSLAGYTIGTADGKVEIEAEVGFGGARRSLAAVGNGPIDAYVNALQSLGVAVRVLDYHEHALSSGGDAQAAAYVECEVDGRTVWGVGTDANIVTASVKAVTSAVNRARS; encoded by the coding sequence ATGGCTCAACCCGCCACTGACGCTGAGACCGATCCGATCGCCCGGCAGCGTCCCAGCCGGATGCCGTTCCAGCGCTACCTGCCCTACCACCAGCAGTTCCGGCTCGAGCTGCCGGACCGCACCTGGCCGACCCGCCGGGTCGAGGCCGCACCGCGCTGGTGCGCGGTCGATCTCCGCGACGGCAACCAGGCGCTGATCGACCCGATGTCGCCGGAACGCAAGCGCCGGATGTTCCAGCTGCTGGTCCAGATGGGCTACAAGGAGATCGAGGTCGGCTTCCCGTCGGCCAGCCAGACGGACTTCGACTTCGTCCGCCAGCTGATCGAGCAGGACCTGATCCCGGAGGACGTCACCATCCAGGTGCTCACCCAGTGCCGGGAGCACCTGATCGAGCGGACCTTCGAGTCGCTGCGTGGCGCGCGCCGGGCCATCGTGCACTTCTACAACTCGACCTCGACGCTCCAGCGCCGGGTGGTCTTCGGCCTGGACCGGGACGGCATCACCGACATCGCCACCCAGGGCGCCCGGCTCTGCCAGAAGTACGCCGAGATCCACACCCCGGACACCGACATCCACTACGAGTACTCCCCCGAGTCGTACACGGGCACCGAGCTGGAGTACGCGCTGGAGGTCTGCGCCAAGGTCATCGAGGTGGTCGACCCGACCCCGGACCGGAAGCTGATCGTCAACCTGCCGGCCACGGTCGAGATGGCCATGCCGAACGTGTACGCCGACTCGATCGAGTGGATGCACCGGCGCCTGCCCCGGCGGGACAGCCTGGTGCTCAGCCTGCACCCGCACAACGACCGGGGCACCGGCGTGGCCGCCGCCGAGCTGGGCCTGCTGGCCGGCGCCGACCGGATCGAGGGCTGCCTCTTCGGCAACGGCGAGCGGACCGGCAACGTCGACCTGGTGACCCTGGGGCTCAACCTGTTCTCCCAGGGCATCGACCCGATGATCGACTTCTCCAACATCGACGAGGTCAGGCGGGCCGTCGAGTACTGCAACCAGCTCCCCGTGCACGAGCGCCACCCGTACGCGGGCGACCTGGTCTACACCGCCTTCTCCGGCTCCCACCAGGACGCGATCAAGAAGGGCCTGGAGGCCCTCGCGAAGGACGCGGAGCGCGCCGGGGTGCCGGTCGACGAGTTCACCTGGGCGGTGCCGTACCTGCCGATCGACCCGAAGGACCTGGGCCGCACCTACGAGGCGGTCATCCGGGTCAACTCGCAGTCCGGCAAGGGCGGCGTCGCGTACGTCATGAAGAGCGAGCACCAGCTCGACCTGCCACGTCGCCTCCAGATCGAGTTCTCCGGCGTGGTGCAGCAGGTCACCGACCACGACGGCGGTGAGGTCGACCCGGGCACCATGTGGGAGATCTTCGCCCGCAACTACCTCGTCGACCACCAGGTCGACCCGGCGGTCAGCCTGGCCGGCTACACCATCGGCACCGCCGACGGCAAGGTCGAGATCGAGGCCGAGGTGGGTTTCGGCGGCGCACGTCGCTCGCTCGCCGCGGTCGGCAACGGCCCGATCGACGCGTACGTCAACGCGCTGCAGTCCCTCGGCGTAGCGGTACGGGTGCTCGACTACCACGAGCACGCGCTCTCCTCCGGCGGGGACGCCCAGGCCGCCGCGTACGTCGAGTGCGAGGTGGACGGCCGGACCGTCTGGGGCGTCGGGACGGACGCCAACATCGTGACCGCCTCGGTGAAGGCGGTCACCAGCGCGGTCAACCGCGCGCGGAGCTGA
- a CDS encoding MFS transporter, with amino-acid sequence MGTRDAIRTAARHVVPPAGLTRALAVQAMVYAVGHGLFMAGSAVFFTRALGLSPTQVGLGLSIAAGVSLLGTVPLGALTDRYGAQRVWLVGVFAEAVLFGAYPFVGGFAGFLAVVVALAVVDATAGVARQVYSINVLRPEERVTALAYQRSALNVGFGLGAVISGVVLAVDTMAAYRGMVWFNAVMLLVTAVFVYRLPRVPVVAAPAQRTSRLAVFRDRPFLAVSLLAGLLSSHGTLYLVVLPLWVLSHTDAPRTLIAALVLLNTILAVLLQVRASRGADTVAGAGRALRTGGLLIALFCLILPVSALTGGVATIGVLVGAAVVLTLAELVQSAGAWGISSTLPPAAHRGAYVGAFRLGGQLQNLAAPAGLTALGVSTGGWGWLPMAALFAAAALAAAPMVAWADRRPRLGEIVPAGEPSGAQRPRAVSSATGRGTLDR; translated from the coding sequence ATGGGGACCAGGGACGCCATCCGCACCGCCGCCCGACACGTCGTACCGCCGGCCGGGCTGACCCGCGCCCTGGCCGTGCAGGCCATGGTGTACGCGGTCGGCCACGGCCTCTTCATGGCCGGCAGCGCGGTCTTCTTCACCCGGGCGCTCGGCCTCAGCCCCACCCAGGTCGGGCTCGGCCTGTCGATCGCCGCCGGGGTCTCCCTGCTCGGGACGGTCCCGCTCGGCGCGCTCACCGACCGGTACGGCGCGCAGCGGGTGTGGCTGGTCGGCGTGTTCGCCGAGGCGGTGCTCTTCGGGGCGTACCCCTTCGTGGGTGGCTTCGCCGGCTTCCTGGCCGTGGTGGTGGCGCTGGCCGTGGTGGACGCGACCGCCGGGGTGGCCCGGCAGGTCTACTCGATCAACGTGCTCCGCCCGGAGGAGCGGGTGACCGCGCTGGCGTACCAGCGCTCGGCGTTGAACGTCGGGTTCGGGCTCGGCGCGGTGATCAGCGGCGTGGTGCTGGCCGTGGACACGATGGCCGCGTACCGGGGAATGGTCTGGTTCAACGCCGTCATGCTGCTGGTCACCGCGGTCTTCGTGTACCGGCTGCCGCGGGTCCCGGTCGTCGCGGCGCCCGCGCAGCGGACCAGCCGGCTGGCGGTGTTCCGCGACCGACCGTTCCTGGCGGTGTCGCTGCTGGCCGGGCTGCTCAGCTCGCACGGCACGCTCTACCTGGTGGTGCTGCCGCTCTGGGTGCTCAGCCACACCGACGCTCCGCGCACCCTGATCGCGGCGCTGGTGCTGCTCAACACGATCCTCGCGGTGCTGCTCCAGGTGCGGGCCAGCCGGGGTGCCGACACGGTGGCCGGCGCCGGCCGGGCGCTGCGGACCGGGGGCCTGCTGATCGCGCTGTTCTGCCTGATCCTGCCGGTGTCGGCGCTGACCGGCGGGGTGGCGACCATCGGGGTGCTGGTCGGCGCGGCGGTGGTGCTCACCCTCGCCGAACTGGTCCAGTCGGCCGGCGCCTGGGGAATCTCCAGCACGCTGCCGCCGGCCGCGCACCGGGGCGCGTACGTCGGCGCGTTCCGGCTCGGCGGGCAGCTCCAGAACCTGGCCGCGCCGGCCGGGCTGACCGCCCTCGGGGTGAGCACCGGCGGCTGGGGATGGCTGCCGATGGCCGCGCTCTTCGCCGCCGCCGCCCTCGCGGCCGCGCCGATGGTCGCCTGGGCCGACCGTCGCCCACGCCTCGGCGAGATCGTCCCGGCGGGCGAGCCGAGCGGGGCTCAGCGGCCGCGGGCCGTGTCCAGCGCGACGGGGCGCGGCACGCTGGACAGGTAG
- a CDS encoding ArsR/SmtB family transcription factor yields the protein MSQLRFGASDVAGVRFAVSPVWETVSSMWALEEPVRHAVHLPWIDQARLALRRPDVAARVRPLVELTRPRRWLPDFLTPPAARPDADLAEQLDQIAATPPEVVVRDLLATTPARPLSPFGRALRDDPGGLLPELVTALRVWYDEAIAPDWPRIRALLEADIAHRAAVLAEGGAGQLFGQLHASLRWTGDRVVSDDPWQLDFDLGGRGLALNPGIFTDRRVLWNLLEDSPPGGTYPVRAVATLWETSPVAAGDPLARVIGSGRAALLNLLDTAATTSDLARRTGMSCGNVSQHLSALHAAGLVSRSRQGRHVRYRGTEAAAVLLRASRGE from the coding sequence ATGTCGCAGCTGCGGTTCGGCGCTTCCGATGTCGCGGGCGTGCGGTTCGCCGTCTCGCCGGTCTGGGAGACGGTCTCCAGCATGTGGGCGCTGGAGGAACCGGTCCGGCACGCCGTGCACCTGCCCTGGATCGACCAGGCCCGGCTGGCCCTGCGCCGTCCCGACGTGGCCGCCCGGGTCCGGCCGCTGGTCGAGCTGACCCGGCCGCGCCGCTGGCTGCCCGACTTCCTCACCCCGCCGGCGGCCCGTCCCGACGCCGACCTGGCTGAGCAGCTCGACCAGATCGCCGCCACCCCGCCCGAGGTGGTGGTCCGGGACCTGCTCGCCACCACCCCGGCGAGACCGCTGAGCCCGTTCGGGCGGGCGCTGCGCGACGACCCCGGTGGCCTGCTGCCGGAGCTGGTCACCGCCCTGCGGGTCTGGTACGACGAGGCGATCGCCCCGGACTGGCCCCGGATCCGGGCGCTGCTGGAGGCGGACATCGCCCACCGGGCCGCCGTGCTCGCCGAGGGTGGCGCCGGGCAGCTCTTCGGCCAGCTGCACGCGAGCCTGCGCTGGACCGGTGACCGGGTGGTGAGCGACGACCCCTGGCAGCTCGACTTCGACCTGGGTGGCCGGGGGCTGGCGCTCAACCCGGGCATCTTCACCGACCGGCGGGTGCTGTGGAACCTGCTGGAGGACTCGCCGCCCGGCGGGACCTACCCGGTGCGCGCGGTGGCCACCCTCTGGGAGACGTCCCCGGTGGCGGCGGGCGACCCCCTGGCCCGGGTGATCGGGTCGGGGCGGGCGGCACTGCTCAACCTGCTCGACACGGCGGCCACCACCAGCGACCTCGCCCGGCGGACGGGGATGTCCTGCGGGAACGTCTCCCAGCACCTCTCCGCCCTGCACGCCGCCGGCCTGGTCTCCCGGTCCCGGCAGGGCCGGCACGTCCGCTACCGGGGCACCGAGGCCGCCGCGGTCCTGCTGCGGGCCAGCCGGGGGGAGTGA
- a CDS encoding nitroreductase family protein yields the protein MADLTPLLAVRWSPRSFDPDVELAGDEASSLLEAARWAPSAGNAQPWRFALGHRQDETWKRIMVSLGAGDQHWARHASALVVGAHTGGDAERAAYDLGQAIAHLTVQATALGLHVHQLTRFDRAGLAAELDLPPDVRPLVVAAVGRLGDPFALPEELRRRETGLRQRHPVAALLLR from the coding sequence CGCTGCTCGCCGTGCGCTGGAGCCCCCGGTCCTTCGACCCGGACGTCGAGCTGGCCGGCGACGAGGCGTCCTCGCTGCTCGAAGCCGCCCGCTGGGCCCCCTCGGCGGGAAACGCCCAGCCGTGGCGGTTCGCCCTCGGGCACCGACAGGACGAGACCTGGAAGCGGATCATGGTCAGCCTGGGGGCTGGCGACCAACACTGGGCCCGGCACGCCTCCGCCCTGGTGGTCGGCGCGCACACCGGCGGTGACGCCGAACGGGCCGCGTACGACCTGGGCCAGGCGATCGCCCACCTGACCGTGCAGGCCACCGCGCTCGGCCTGCACGTGCACCAGCTCACCCGGTTCGACCGGGCCGGACTCGCCGCCGAGCTGGACCTGCCACCGGACGTCCGTCCGCTGGTGGTGGCCGCCGTCGGGCGGCTCGGCGACCCGTTCGCCCTGCCCGAGGAGCTGCGCCGCCGGGAGACCGGACTGCGTCAGCGCCACCCGGTGGCCGCCCTCCTCCTGCGCTGA